From the genome of Bacillota bacterium:
ATTTTATCATTTCTATATCTTCAGGACTAAATGTCCTACCTGAAAATGTTCTATTAGTATTGTTCATGACTTGATTACCTACCTCCCCCAAGTCTACTATACAATACTAATCTTGTACGTGTCCAACTCGGTTTTGCGAAAATATTTTTTTGCTACTCTCTATAACTCTTGTTTTCTCTTTCTTTTAAATTCGTGCTTCATCTCTGTACATTCAAATTATTACAATCAAGTTACTTCTTAGCCTTTTCCAAAGCCCTTTTAACTGCCAGTTTCCAGTTTTCGGAACTAACTGTAGCTCCACTTATAGCATCTACTTCATATGTTTGTTTTTCAATCATCGCATCTGCCAAATCTTTCCTAAACTTTTTCAAATTAGGATACAATTTGCCGTTAATTTCCTTTCCAGTCCAATTATCATAATCCACTTCATTTCCTTCAGTGTCCAATCGTCTTAAGTTTATACTTCTAATCTTTCCATCATTTATTACAACTGTTGCATCTTCATTTCCATACTGCCATTTATCTCCTACTCCTACAAATGTACCGTCCTTATACCGGACTTCCTCTTCCCCTGTCTTTTGTCCTTCATTAGGCATTTGGTTAATAGCAGTACATGAAGTTAAAATAATAATAAGTACTGTTATTGCAAAAAGTCTGAAAACTCTTTTCATATCTTGTCCTCCTCTTTTTAACAAAAGTATTATTTTATTCTTTGTTCTTATTTTTATATGTAATTAATAAAAATATACTGTTATTATCTGATTATTTTTAATCAAAAGAAGGAGTTATTGATATAAAATCATTTGTTAGAAGTTAGAAGCTGGAAGTGAAAAGTTAGAATTTAGAGGTAGTTCAAACTTTTCACTTCTTTCATGTCACTTCCCACTTTTACTTAACAACGCTACGTCCAGTGAGGCATTTAATAACCTTGCCGATATACATGCGGTGATAGTCTTTTTTTAAGTAATTTTTATCGATTTCGGGATCTAAAAAGTTGTACGGCACTATATCCTGATAATATATTTTTTTACATACTATTACAAGCCGTGCCTCATTAAAGTATACAACCCCATCTTCTTCAACAGGAGTAAGTCCGGTAGCTGCTGCTTTATCAACATCCCTACCTGAATGCGAACCACAAAACTGGAGGACTTTTCTGTATGTTTCATCAAAAAACGAGAATGTAAAGTTCCTATGTTTTTCTATAAATTCAAAAGTATAACGTTGTGGTCTTACAAAGCAAAAGGATACGTTTTCACCCCACAGTACACCTAATCCTCCCCAGCTTGCAGTCATAGTATTATAGCTATCCTTAGTACCTGCAGTCACAAGCATCCAATCAGAACCTATTAATTTAAAAACATTTTCCTGTATTTGCTCTGGTCTTATTTCTATGAACTCATTCATCATTGCTATCATCACCTCAAATTGTTTAATCATAATATTTATTTTATACTTTCTTATTAGATTTTGCTGAAAACCCTTTCAAATGCACCAAGGGCATAATCAAGTTGTTCCTTGGTATGAGTTGCAGTGTAGCTGGTCCTTAACAGGCATTGGCCCGGCTTTACTGCAGGTGCAATAACAGGATTTACATAAACGCCTTCGTTGAGAAGCATTTTAGTTATTACAAATGTCCTTTCATTTTCCCAAGTCATTACAGGTATAATTGGAGTTTGGGAATCGCCAATCGGAATATCAAGCTTTCTGAAGCCTTCCCGCATATAATTTGCAATATCTGAAAGGGCTCTAACACGTTCAGGTTCAGATTCAAGTATATTCAAGGCCTCAAGAGCAGCAGCAGCATTAGCAGGTGTGATTGAAGCACTAAAGATAAAGGGCCTGGAAACATGTTTAACATAATGTATTACTTCTTCCCTTGCAGCTATATAACCGCCAAGGCTTGCTAGAGATTTGCTGAAAGTCCCCATTATAATGTCTACTTTATCTTCTAGTCCGAAATGTTCTGCCGTGCCCCGCCCATGTTCACCTAATACACCTAAGCCATGAGCGTCATCTACCATTATTCTTGCTTCATATTTTTCGGCTAACCTCACTATTTCAGGGAGATTACAAATATCTCCTCCCATACTGAATACACCATCAGTTACTATCAGTTTACCACTAGTATCCGGTATATTTTTTAATACTCTTTCTAAATCATTCATGTCATTATGATTATATTTAATTGTTTTAGCGAAACTAAGCCTGCAACCATCAACTATACTTGCATGGTTTTCACTATCACAAATTATATAGTCATTCCTTCCTGCAATAGCTGAAATTATCCCTAAATTAGTCTGAAACCCTGTGCTAAATGTAAGTGCCGCTTCTTTTTTTACAAATGAAGCCAGGCGTTTTTCAAGTTCAATATGGATACTTAGGGTACCGTTGAGGAAACGTGAACCTGAGCAACCAGTCCCATATTTTTCTAATGCTTCCCTGGCAGCTTTTATGACCCTAGGGTCTGAAGTAAGTCCCAGGTAATTATTAGACCCAATCATTATTGTTCTTTTTCCTTCAATTATTACTTCTGTGTCCTGACATGTTTCCAATACATGAAAATATGGGTAAATCCCTGCCTTCATAGCTTCTTTCGCATCGGTATAGTTAAAACATTTTTGAAAGATATCCATATTTTGTTTCTCTCCTTTGATTAGTATTAGCCTTAATAAAAGTTGCTGTGTTATAGTATTATTAATAATATAGATAGTACAGGCCAAGAATATTTTATCATAAAAAATGAATTTTGGCATTTGTTTTCTATTGTTTTCTATACTTTTTATTTTATTTTATTGTTTGTATTTCTAAATTAAAGGATGTATAATACTGATAAAATATACTTGTTAGAATACTTATACTGATACTGAGAATAACTTGTCGTTGGAGGTAAAGAATGAAAATGATTTATGGTAATACTGTCATGATAACCGGTGCATCTTCAGGAATAGGAAAATGTATAGCACTATCACTTATGAAAAAAGGATATAGGGTATATGGTACTTCTCGAAACCCAATACAGAAAAATATAGTAGTTGCCAATGATTCCGAGGATGGAAAAGGTTTTATTGAAATGGTCCAGTTAGATGTCAGGTCGGAAGATTCAATTAAAAAAGCTGTAGACTACATTTTGAGAAAGGAAGGTAAGATTGACATATTAATTAATAATGCAGGATTTGGAATTGCAGGTGCTGTTGAAGATACTAGTCATGAGGAAGCTTATGAACAGTTTGACACAAATTTCTTTGGCGTATTGAGAATGTGCCGTAATGTTATTCCTATTATGAGAAAAAATAAAAGTGGACTAATTATAAACATCAGCTCTGTTGCGGGTTTAATATCTATTCCCTTCCAATCAATGTATAGTGCAAGCAAATACGCTTTAGAATCAATGTCGGAAGCCTTGCGTATTGAACTAAAACCTTTCGGTATAAATGTGGTGTTGGTTGAGCCCGGAGATACAAAAACAGGATTTACCGCCAACAGAAAGATTGTCAATCGGGCAAATGAAAGTTCAATATATAAAGAGCGATTTATTAAGTCTTTAAATACCATGATAAAAGATGAAACAACAGGCCCCACACCTGAGGCTGTGGCAAGAGCTATTGTAAAAATATTAAACAAAAAAAACCCTCCTGTAAGGGTTGTAGTAGGTATTAAATACAAAATAATTGTATTTTGCAAAAGGTTGGTACCTGCAAGGTTTGTTGAATATGTAGTATCAAAACTTTATTAGTACCTCTCGGAAACTATCTCACCGATAGATGATTCTTCTGATGGCTTTTCTTCCGAAATTGTTGTTATATCTGGTCTAACAGCTGATATTATACATCTCACAGTGACTGATATCAACACTATGAAGCCACCTACCATAGCCCATTTACCCGGAGCCTCACCTGTAAACAAGTACACCCATAATGGATTCAAAATAGGTTCTAAGACCGTTATTAAAGTTGCCTCCAATGCTGTAACGTGTTTGATGGCGACAGAATACAGTATATAAGAAAGGCCTAGTTGGAATATTCCTAAGACAAGCAACATACACCAACCTGTTAAATCAGGCTTTTCAGTGTTAAACATAAAGGGTAGCCCTATTATTGCTGTAACAATATTTCCCAGGAAAGCTGATTCAAGGGGCGATCCATATTTTTGCTTGCGCATGAAGATTGCCAGAGCAGCAAAGCAAAGACCGCTGAATACGGCAAGAAGATTGCCGTAAAGATTATCCATACTAAGTTCATCTAAAAAGAACAGGAACATACCGCTTATTACAAAAAAAATTATTATCCAATCCAGCAATTTTGCCTTTTCTTTCAAAAACCAAGCTCCAAATACAGCAACATATATAGGAGCTGAATATTGGAGTAAAATAGCATTAGCTGCAGTAGTCAGTTTTGTGGCTGTTACAAAACTTATTACTGTCAAAGCATATGCAATAGCCCCTCCTACCTGTGGGAAAGACCATGTAATTCTAGGTTTTTTTATTATCAAAAGTATAAACAGCGCAGCAACAGCACTCCTGAACCCTGCAATAGCAATAGGATTCCATGATATAAGTTTTATTAAAAGTCCCCCGGAACTCCAAAGTAGAGCTACTAATACCAGCAGGGCAATTGCAACTGACCTGCTTATATTTTTATTATCAGAAAACAGATTTTCCATCATAAACATCCTTTAAATTATCTTTTAATTGAAGCACTTTCTTTTCAATTTCCGGTCTGCTTTCTTCCATAAGCTCCTTATAAAAAGTTTCATATTCATATGTTATATTATCACCATTTTCTATACTTTTCACATAACTCTCAAGAAGCTTAAAATCTCTTTCATAACAGTGGAAAGAATTTGCTCTGTGAGTATACATTCCCATACCAACACTTAATTCATCTGCAATCTTTTTTTGTAGCATTATAAATGCAAACATATTCATAAATGTTGCTTTCGGAGCATCATTACTACGCATTAAAACTTTTATGTGCAGATTATTATTTCTTATAAAAAACTGAATATGCTGCAAACATGCAGGACTTGTATTATCAGGCCTTGTATCCACCTTCCAGTCTCTTACATCAATAACAGCACGGCGGCTATCGGGATTTCTTTTCAATTCATTGTATATAAAGGGCATTTGTTTGAAAATTCTGTCATGATATGTATAGTCCCAGCCCTGACCAATCTTGAAATCAAGTATTCCATCTATAACTTCCTGTCTGTATTGTTCCAGGTCTGAATGTCCTCCTATAAACAATTTACTAATCATGGGTTCTGTCAGTGGTTTTTCTACAACTATGGTCATACTGCATTCTTTCTGCAGTTGATTATAATCAGGACAATTGGAGATTTCGCCCTCATAGTACAAAGCCAGTATAGACTTATGGTATGCATCCGTTAAATTTGTTCCGAAAACAAATAGCTCTTTCATACCTATATACCTCTCCTCCTTTACATTTACATCCTTATATTCCCATTATATTAAAACCACAATCTACATAAATAACTTCCCCCATAATTGCCCTTGATAAATCACTTAATAGGAATAATGCTGCTTTATTCATAATAGCATAACTCTACATATATATACAAGAGGTTATTTTATTGTTACTTTTGAAGGAATTTAGCTACAAATTTTAACAGCTCTTCCTTTTTATTCATTTCAGGATTTTCAATAACAGCCTCCAAAAGTCGGCTTAATATTTTACCTATTTGCTCTCCTTCTTTAAATCCTATGTTAATTAAATCACTGCCACTAACAGCTAAATCTTTAATATTCATACATTCCCCTTTCTCTTTAGCATTATAGTAAATGTGCCTTACAGTATTAACTTTTTTAATCTCCTCTCCATAATATTCATTATCTGCAAAGGATTTCAACCTGCCATTACAATTGTTTATTTCAGCCTTTAAAACTGCTTCTATAATTTTTGTAAGGTCAAGAAATATATCTTCCCCAACAATGCTTACTGCCCTCCTTACACATTTTGGTACAGGGTCAATATTTATATGATGAAACTCTATAAGTCTACATACTTTCTTAATTGTATTGTTATCAAATTTCAAATTTCTTAAAATATAATTAGCAGAATCTTTACTTTCTTCACGAAGAAGCATTGTCCACCTTAATATTGGGTCATTTTTAATAATTTCGACTCCACCTATAATATGCTGAATTTTATCAAAGGAGTATTTGTTCAACTCCGGCAAAACAACAGCCAATATACTTAAATCTTTTAAAAAAATGAATTTGGAAGGGTTAGGCGATACAAGTATCTTTGTTAACTCATCTCTGATTCTCTCTTTGCTGATTTTACTTATAAGGGTTTTTTTGTTTTTTATTGACTCCATAACACCCGGATCTATTTTAAAGTCTAATTGAGCAGCAAAACGTACAGCTCTTAACATTCTTAAAGAATCTTCTTCAAATCTTCTATCTGCGTCACCGACCGCACGGATAACACCTTTTTCAATGTCCTCTATTCCATTAAAAGGGTCAATAAAACCCTTTTCAGGATGATATGCTATTGAATTTATTGTAAAATCTCTTCTTCCAAGATCCTGTTCCAAATAGGATGTAAAAATCACTTTATCCGGTCTGCGATGGTTTGAGTATTTACCCTCAATTCTAAAAGTCGTAACTTCGATACTTTGCTCTCCAATTATAACGGTTACTGTACCATGTTTTAAACCAGTATCAACAGTTTTGTCAAATAAAGCCTTAACCTGTTCCGGCAAAGCGTCTGTTGTTATATCCCAATCTTTAGGCTCCATACCCATCAGAATATCCCTCACGCACCCCCCTACCAGGAAAGCTTCAAAATGATTCTCATTTAATGTGCGAATAATATATTTCGCCTCTTCTGGTAAATTGGCATTTACACTGTCCATTTCCTGTATACCACACCCTTCATTTCTGGACTTTTTTCTGCAATATAAATATTATGTATGTAGATATTAGCATTATACCGGCAGTAAGTAAAAGAATATATTGTTTATTCTGCATTCCTATTCCCAATAACATAATTCTGCATCCTTCTGTAAGGCGGATAAACTCCTTTCCCAGTAAAACTCCTATAAAAGCAGCCAAATTATTCATTGCCGCATAAAAGCCGATATAATTTGTCTGGTTGCCCTCAGGAATATTTATGTAAGGTATATTTGAAAAAGTAAGATTTATTCCTGCAGCAATGGTAAAAGCATATATTGTAGAAACAGGGTATAAAATTAATGTGTCTTTAGTTACAAAAGAAAGGCCTATATAATATAGTACGTATAGGCCCATTGACATATGTAGAGCCTTGAACCAAGACGTTTTCCTGATTATTCTTGACCATACGGGTGTAAAAAATACTAATACAGGTATGTTTAACATGTTTATAAAATTTAAATAGGAATAGTTGACATTCAAGTCTTTTAATAAATATATGCTGAAATAAGGTCCCGGTATATTTGCTGACAAACTCCACAAACAAGCAATTAGGACTGTTATTAGGTATTTTTTTTCCTTGAAGGGGCTTACAAATATATTAATCAGATTAACCTGAATATCTGACTTTTTATTTGAGTATTCCTTAACTTTGGACAACAAGTACAAATCTATTGAAGCTGTAATAACAGCCACAATCCTTAAGATTAAAAGGCCTTTCAACTCATTGCCGAATACTTTGTAATAATCAACAATGCCGCTGCCGATTAATATTACGGAATATACTATTATACCACTGGTAACCCTGTAAAAGGAAAAGAACTTGGCTCTCACCTCATCAGGTATGCTTTTTATATGCCATATACTAAACCCTGGGGCTAAAATTGCATTAACAATATTTAGCAGTAATATTACTGATATTATTATTGTAAGTTTTATATTATCAGAAGAGCTCAGAAATGGTATAAACCCTATAACTACAATGTTAAAGAAATAAATTATCCCCCTGCCGATAAGTAATATTTTCTTCCTGCTCTCAAATCTTTCAAGCAAAAGTGGCGACAATACCTGAAACATATTACCGACAAGGCCTGCCATTGTAACTAATCCCATAAACGAGTCATCAGCTCTCATAAGAAGCAAAAAACCTGTTAAAAAAATGCCTCCTATCATATTGTTTGTAGTCTCTGCAGCATAAGAGGCAAGAGCAATATTTTTACGGCTTATGGCTTTTTCGTCGGTTGCATCATAACCTATAAGCAACTTCAGCTTTGTCAAAAGCGAATCGATTAATGTTTTAAGCCTTATATTCATCAAGACCTCACGTTATTCAATATTAACTATAAACCTACCATAACTCAGTAACAATATAATTATAATTGCATCATTAAGGAATAGCAAGCAAAAATATTTGTTACAACCCTTCACCATCAGAATATAAAATTACTGCTGATTCGAAAACATCGCCCTTTTTCTTCTCATGGATACACTTAATACAATTCCTATAGAAATGTAATTTGTTACCATAGCACTGCCCCCGGCACTGATAAAAGGAAGAGGAAGGCCTGTTAGCGGAAGCAATCTCAAACACATGCCAATATTCTGCAAAGATTGATATGCCAACATGCCGGTTAAACCTACCACTAAAAAAGAACCATAATAGTCCCTTGAGTTCCTTGCAACATGGATGCATCTTAATATGATAAACAGTATTAATGTTATTATCAGGACTGAACCTATAAAACCAAGTTCTTCTCCAATAACACTAAAAATCATATCCGATTCCCTTACGGGGACACCTCCAATATGCGGAGGCGTCTGTGTCTGTATACCTTTATATAGACCGCTACCATAGATTCGTCCCGAACCAATAGCTATTTGTGCCCTGTCTAACTGATAACTTGCCCCTCCAGGGTCAAAACCGGGAGAAATAAATTCCAGTATTCTCTTTTTTCTTTGTTCATTCAAGGTAAAAAACCATAAAAATGGTGTAGTGAAGAGTAAAGTTCCTACTGCAATAAATATGTGCTTATATTTAACTCCGCAAATATAGATCATTATAAAAAAGGCTATAAAGAAAACTATTGCCATACCATAATCCGGTTGTTTTATTATTAATCCTATCATTAAAAGAAAGTAAATAATAAGTTTTATTATATTTTTATTAACTTCCTGTCCTTCTTTTATTCTTTCAAGGAAAGCTGAAAGTAGAATAACCAATGTAATTTTTGATAATTCTGCAGGTTGAAAAGAAATGCTAAAGCCTCCTATTACAGGTATAATTATCCAACTATTGCTACCCACTTCTTTATAACCTACTCCTATGAAGAGCACAAGCATAAGTAAGCCAATAGAAACAAGATACAAGATGAATGCTATAGATTTGAAGTTATTGTAATCAAAGGCACTAATTACCAGTGAAGCAATTACACCAATAATTACACTAACAATTTGTGTTTTCATTATACTTCCGCCGCCGGGCATGGAAAGGGTTGCGCTGTTTAAAACTACAAGCCCTATTATAGAAAGTATAAGCACACTTATAAATAAAATGTAATCAAATTGCTTAAGATAATTAACCCCTTTAATTTTTTCAATAAAATACATAAACACCCTCTGTCCCTATCTTTCGGTAATTTCTTTACCGGTATCATCCTTAGGCGCTTCCTTACGCTCTTTCTCATCCTCTATCTTATTCTCTTCCTCAATCTCAATCTCAATCTCTATCTCATTTTCTTTCCCATCCCCCATCTCGTCCACTTCCTCGACCGTTATCTCATCCATGTCCTCTTTTTCTTTCTGCAATTCTTTCAGTATCTCTCCATAACTGCTTGTACCCAATTCCACAACTTCATCTTCACCGGTTAAAGCCGTTTTCTTTCTCCTTATAAAAAGCACAACAGCAAAAGTTATTGCAAAAACAAGTGAAAGTACCTGAGAAATTCTCTGGTTTCCCATCATTAAGCTATCTGTCCTTAAACCTTCTATCCATGCCCGTCCAATTCCGTATAAAATCATATATAGGAAAAAAACTTCACCATTTATCTTTTTATGTTTTCTGTACCATATAAGTATTAAGAAAACTCCTAAATCCCATAACGACTCATATAAAAATGTAGGATGTACCGGTTTGGATGGATCGACATATATTCCCATTTGTGCAAGCTTTTGAGCATTAATAGTCAATTCATTCCTGATGCTATCACTGGTCATTCCCCATGGCAAACTGGTATTCACGCCGTAAGCTTCCTGGTTTACAAAATTGCCCCATCTGCCGATGGCTTGGGCCATGGGAAGGTAAGGTATGCCAAAATCAAATAGTTTTAAAATATTAATTTTCTTTACTTTTGCAAAAATAAATGCCACAATAAGGCCTGCTATAATCCCTCCATAAATTGCAAGGCCCCCTTTGCGTATATTAATAATATCTAAAAAGTTACCCTTGAACTCATCCCAACTGAAGGCCACATAATAAAGACGTGCGCCGATTATGCCTGCAGGAGTAAGATATAATACCAAATCAATAATATTATCCGGCTCAATTCCATATTTGCTGCTGTGCTTTATGGCCAACAAAACTGCTAAAAGAAATCCGAAGGCAATAATAATTCCATACCAGTAAATAGGCTTTCCAAATATATAAAAAGCTTCCCTGCTAACAGGTATTCGTAAGCCCCACAGTCCTGGAAATTCAATGATACTCATATTTTATCCCCCTTTTTCAATGGTTTCATATTTTATATACCCTGTATAACTGACACGGCAAACCGGTCAAGGTTAAAGTGCCCTTTCATTACATGATTCAAATACTCAAGGTTTATTTTATCATAAATATTAAAATAATCAAATATATTAATACCCTTAAAATATCCGGATATAAACATTTCTGAAACTTTTTCCAGTGAATTGAACCAGCGAATTAATTTACCATATAAAGACTTTTTAACCCTTTGAAAGTCCTCCTTATTAAGGCCGTCTTTTAACAAAAAGCAAACTGTATCTATTATTTTTTCCTTAACCTTGCCAGGTTCTATTGACTCTCCACCAATTGTTGAATATGCATAATTTTCCTCAGCAGTATAATCAAACTCAAATGTATTATTTATAAGTCCTTCTTCATAAAGCTTATTATATAATTGTGAGCTTCTTCCCATAAAAATCTCCAGCAGGATTTTTACTGCAATTTCTCTCATTAAAAGCTCCTCACCTTTCAAGTTATAAGTATCATCCTTAAAACCCATCTGGAATATGGGGGTTGCAACCGGCATTTTTTCTTCAATATATTCTCTATTAATCTCCTTTGGTTCTTCAGGAAACAACCTCTTTATTTTGCCGATTTTGTGCTTTTTGCTAATACTTGATTCAATCCGGTTAAATACCCTTTCTTCATCCACATCACCAATTACAAAAATAACCATATTTGAAGGATGGTAAAATATATTATAACATTTATATAACATCTCTTTGTCAATTTTTTCAATACTTTCGTGGTTTCCTACTATATCATTTTTTACAGGATTCATTACATATAATGACTCCAGCAAATTGAAAAAAGCCCTCCATCCCGGATTATCCCTAAACATATTTATTTCCTGTTTAATAATATCTTTTTCTTTTTCCACACCCAATTCAGTAAAATATGGATTTTGAACAAAGCTTAAGAGCAATCCAAGATTTTCATCAAACCTTTCGGTACATGAAAATAAATAAACGGTCTTATTAAAGCTTGTATAGGCATTTGGACTTGAACCCAGTTCAGAAAACTTGTCCATTATACTTCCTTCTTTCTGGTCAAACAACTTATGTTCTAAAAAATGTGCTATCCCTTCAGGCATTTTTATTGTATTATTATCATAAGGATCTATAAACTCATTATTAATTGACCCGTAATGGGTAGCAAAAACAGTATATTTCTTTGAATAACCCTTTTTAGGGATAACAAAAGCATTTAAACCACTATCATGCCTATATTTATGCATTACCTCGCCTATTTTATCGAATTTAAGTGTTTCCTGCATAATACTACTTTTCCTCCTATTGTCCATTTGATGCCAGGAAATAAATTGTGTCTAACTCTATTTTTTTTGAAACATTTATAACATCTTCTATTGAAACCCTTTTTATTTTGTCTGCCAATGTTTGAAAGTTGTCATTTGTAGTTGCAAGTATTTGACTAAAATAATAATCGGTTATTTTTAACTGATTATCTTTAAGGAAGCCTATACCTGTTTCAATTGACTTTATAGCTGATTCATGTTCATACTGGGTAATATTGCCTGATTTTATACTATCAATCTGTTTTAATATAATATCAACAGCTCTATTTCTATCTTTAATCTCTATCCCACAGGTAATCAACAATAAACCTTTGAATTTCTCCAATTGTGAAAATATATAATAAGCGAGACCCGCTTCCTCTCTTACTTTCTGAAACAACTTTGAATACACTCCTCCCCCCAATATGCTGTCGAAAACTATAAGAGGATAATAATCCTTTTCTGTCGGTAATACATTCGTTCTAAAACCCAAAGACAATTTAGCCTGGTTAACAGCCATGTGCTCTGTTACTTGCTTTACTTCCTCTACTTTATTACTTTCAGCAAGGAAATATTCTCCGTTATATTTATTATTATTATTATTATCTTTTTCCCCATTGTGCCGTATTTTTAAAAGGTTTTGCTTTATCCATTCCAGTTTTTCTATTGGAACATCTCCAGTTACAAATACCTTTAACGGGTAATTGTCAATAATATTTTTATAATGTTCATATAGGCTGCTTTCTGATACTTCTTTCAACCCTGATATATCTCCATAATCATAAATTCCAAAAGGCTCATCTTTACACATTTCTTCAAAGCATCTTTCTATTGCATATTGTACCTTGTCGTTCACTCTTCTTTCAATGAGCCTTTTAAGACTTTCCTTTTCCTGTACAACATATTCCCTTTTGAAAATACCATTTTCAATTACCGGACTAGTAATAATATCGACTATCAATTCAAAAGGTTTTTTAAAAAAATCTTTCATATCGGCCACATATTTTTCAGCGATACATTCGGTATGAAAATATATTACGTGGTATTCCCCTTTTTTAGCCACGCCACAATCAAAAGATCCCCCATAGAGTTCTTCCAGCCGTAAAGATATGTCAGACATGGTGGGGTAACTTTTGCAGCCCCGCCTTAAAACAGCAGGTACTAACGCATTTTTTGAAACAGTAT
Proteins encoded in this window:
- a CDS encoding prolipoprotein diacylglyceryl transferase, which produces MSIIEFPGLWGLRIPVSREAFYIFGKPIYWYGIIIAFGFLLAVLLAIKHSSKYGIEPDNIIDLVLYLTPAGIIGARLYYVAFSWDEFKGNFLDIINIRKGGLAIYGGIIAGLIVAFIFAKVKKINILKLFDFGIPYLPMAQAIGRWGNFVNQEAYGVNTSLPWGMTSDSIRNELTINAQKLAQMGIYVDPSKPVHPTFLYESLWDLGVFLILIWYRKHKKINGEVFFLYMILYGIGRAWIEGLRTDSLMMGNQRISQVLSLVFAITFAVVLFIRRKKTALTGEDEVVELGTSSYGEILKELQKEKEDMDEITVEEVDEMGDGKENEIEIEIEIEEENKIEDEKERKEAPKDDTGKEITER
- a CDS encoding insulinase family protein, giving the protein MMQETLKFDKIGEVMHKYRHDSGLNAFVIPKKGYSKKYTVFATHYGSINNEFIDPYDNNTIKMPEGIAHFLEHKLFDQKEGSIMDKFSELGSSPNAYTSFNKTVYLFSCTERFDENLGLLLSFVQNPYFTELGVEKEKDIIKQEINMFRDNPGWRAFFNLLESLYVMNPVKNDIVGNHESIEKIDKEMLYKCYNIFYHPSNMVIFVIGDVDEERVFNRIESSISKKHKIGKIKRLFPEEPKEINREYIEEKMPVATPIFQMGFKDDTYNLKGEELLMREIAVKILLEIFMGRSSQLYNKLYEEGLINNTFEFDYTAEENYAYSTIGGESIEPGKVKEKIIDTVCFLLKDGLNKEDFQRVKKSLYGKLIRWFNSLEKVSEMFISGYFKGINIFDYFNIYDKINLEYLNHVMKGHFNLDRFAVSVIQGI
- a CDS encoding insulinase family protein; the protein is MLKEENAERLCSFNNIEVYYIPVRKFKTITISFFFIDTLSKDTVSKNALVPAVLRRGCKSYPTMSDISLRLEELYGGSFDCGVAKKGEYHVIYFHTECIAEKYVADMKDFFKKPFELIVDIITSPVIENGIFKREYVVQEKESLKRLIERRVNDKVQYAIERCFEEMCKDEPFGIYDYGDISGLKEVSESSLYEHYKNIIDNYPLKVFVTGDVPIEKLEWIKQNLLKIRHNGEKDNNNNNKYNGEYFLAESNKVEEVKQVTEHMAVNQAKLSLGFRTNVLPTEKDYYPLIVFDSILGGGVYSKLFQKVREEAGLAYYIFSQLEKFKGLLLITCGIEIKDRNRAVDIILKQIDSIKSGNITQYEHESAIKSIETGIGFLKDNQLKITDYYFSQILATTNDNFQTLADKIKRVSIEDVINVSKKIELDTIYFLASNGQ